A genome region from Thermococcus onnurineus NA1 includes the following:
- a CDS encoding riboflavin synthase, producing the protein MFSGIIEAIGKARYSAGRLHVEVPFKVTPGASVAVNGACLTVISFDGRIATFDVGEETRKRTNLTRAKFVNLERAMKVGERLNGHIVTGHVDGTLRFLASRKSKNTAWMAFEMPPERWGVAEKGSIAINGVSLTVAKVEPTRFWVQVIPYTLKKTNLGSLRPGDEVNYEIDVLARYVRRIQEVKG; encoded by the coding sequence GTGTTCAGCGGCATTATTGAGGCCATAGGCAAGGCGAGATACTCTGCTGGAAGGCTCCATGTCGAAGTCCCTTTCAAGGTTACGCCGGGAGCTAGTGTGGCAGTAAATGGGGCCTGCCTGACGGTCATAAGCTTTGACGGAAGGATAGCCACCTTCGACGTCGGCGAAGAAACTCGGAAGAGAACCAATCTGACTAGGGCAAAGTTTGTGAACCTTGAGCGGGCTATGAAGGTGGGCGAAAGGCTTAATGGACACATAGTTACTGGCCACGTGGACGGCACGCTGAGATTTCTGGCATCGAGGAAAAGCAAAAACACGGCATGGATGGCCTTCGAGATGCCCCCCGAGCGGTGGGGAGTGGCTGAGAAGGGGAGCATAGCCATTAACGGTGTCTCCCTGACGGTTGCTAAGGTTGAGCCTACACGTTTCTGGGTTCAGGTGATACCCTACACGCTGAAGAAAACCAATCTCGGCTCGCTGAGGCCAGGTGATGAAGTCAACTATGAGATAGATGTTCTAGCTAGATACGTGAGGAGAATCCAGGAGGTGAAAGGATGA
- the mrtA gene encoding CPBP family archaeomyxosortase MrtA, giving the protein MELKRNSWLLYALSLVFILLVWGRGDNVFGWAAYNAAFYVVLPLAVGYLLGFKPRELGFQLGNREGYKWFAVLFLLSIPISLYGTRVPEMKNYYPIFAYSNWIDFLLKELAVGAIMFAHEAFYRGILLFPLAKKNEWLAILAQDVPYTLVHIGKPGIEILYAFFAGIVFAKMDLKGKSFLPSFLLHWFGSVLFDVMCILL; this is encoded by the coding sequence ATGGAACTGAAGCGGAACTCCTGGCTTCTCTATGCGCTCTCCCTTGTGTTCATTCTCCTTGTTTGGGGTAGGGGAGACAATGTTTTCGGGTGGGCGGCTTACAACGCGGCTTTTTACGTCGTTCTGCCGTTGGCCGTTGGTTACCTTCTCGGTTTTAAGCCAAGAGAACTCGGCTTTCAACTTGGAAATCGAGAGGGTTACAAGTGGTTTGCCGTTCTATTTTTGCTCTCGATCCCGATAAGCCTGTATGGGACGAGGGTTCCAGAAATGAAAAACTACTATCCAATATTCGCTTACTCCAACTGGATCGACTTTCTCCTCAAGGAGCTTGCTGTTGGTGCGATAATGTTCGCCCACGAGGCCTTCTATCGGGGGATATTGCTCTTCCCGCTGGCGAAGAAAAATGAATGGCTCGCTATACTGGCCCAGGATGTTCCCTACACCTTAGTTCACATCGGAAAGCCCGGTATCGAAATCCTCTACGCATTCTTTGCGGGAATAGTCTTTGCAAAAATGGATTTGAAGGGTAAGAGCTTCCTTCCGAGCTTTCTCCTCCACTGGTTCGGCTCGGTCCTCTTCGACGTCATGTGCATTCTCCTTTGA
- the ribH gene encoding 6,7-dimethyl-8-ribityllumazine synthase: protein MEVRVFEGEFKGDGLSMAIVVARFNDLLTDELLSGAIDCFERHGVERVDVFKVPGSFEIPIIAKKLAESGKYDAILALGVVVRGETKHFDLVANEVSKGVAQAGLITGVPVIFGVIAVEDELQGLNRAGIKSNKGFEYAMAALEMANLMKKL, encoded by the coding sequence TTGGAGGTTAGGGTGTTTGAGGGCGAATTTAAGGGAGATGGCCTCAGCATGGCGATAGTTGTTGCCAGGTTCAACGACCTCTTGACGGATGAACTACTGAGCGGAGCCATAGACTGCTTCGAGAGGCACGGTGTGGAAAGAGTGGACGTCTTCAAGGTTCCAGGATCCTTTGAGATCCCAATTATAGCCAAAAAGCTCGCCGAGAGTGGAAAATACGATGCCATTTTGGCTTTAGGTGTTGTTGTTAGAGGTGAGACTAAGCACTTCGATCTCGTTGCCAACGAAGTATCCAAGGGGGTCGCCCAAGCTGGCCTGATCACTGGTGTTCCAGTTATCTTCGGTGTCATAGCCGTTGAGGACGAGCTTCAAGGATTGAACAGGGCTGGAATAAAGAGCAATAAAGGGTTTGAGTATGCGATGGCAGCTTTGGAGATGGCGAACTTGATGAAAAAGCTGTGA
- a CDS encoding phosphoribosyltransferase: protein MKKFPAYLASWDDIEKWAKEGAWKVLEDGWRPDVIVGLARGGWIAARLYCDYLGVKDLVSLKVEHWGVTATPDGKARLKYGSNYDMSGKNVLIVDDISDTGESLTLAKNYVESQNPAEVRAATLLTIRGSRFNPDYYGEEIDWAWIIFPWNFVEDMINLVNNLFEERESLTTDEIIELFKELHGIEVPKGRLEEALRMAERRKVFKFRDGAWRKA from the coding sequence ATGAAGAAGTTTCCGGCTTATCTCGCTTCTTGGGACGATATAGAAAAGTGGGCAAAGGAGGGCGCATGGAAGGTTCTTGAAGACGGCTGGAGACCGGACGTTATAGTTGGTCTTGCCAGAGGCGGCTGGATTGCGGCAAGGCTTTACTGCGATTACCTCGGCGTTAAGGATCTCGTCAGCCTCAAGGTGGAGCACTGGGGCGTTACAGCCACTCCGGACGGAAAGGCAAGACTCAAGTACGGCAGCAACTACGACATGAGCGGAAAGAATGTTCTTATCGTGGACGACATCAGTGACACTGGAGAGAGCTTAACCCTGGCGAAGAATTACGTGGAGAGCCAGAATCCGGCAGAGGTTAGGGCAGCAACACTGCTTACGATAAGAGGCTCCCGCTTCAACCCAGACTACTACGGCGAGGAGATCGACTGGGCCTGGATAATCTTCCCCTGGAACTTCGTGGAGGATATGATAAACCTCGTTAACAACCTTTTCGAGGAGAGGGAGTCCTTAACCACCGATGAAATCATCGAGCTCTTCAAGGAGCTCCACGGCATTGAGGTTCCAAAAGGCAGACTTGAGGAAGCCCTCAGAATGGCCGAGCGCAGGAAGGTTTTTAAGTTCCGCGACGGAGCCTGGCGCAAAGCCTGA
- the cysS gene encoding cysteine--tRNA ligase: MAIRVYNTLTKQKEEFRPLREGEVRMYVCGPTVYDYTHLGHARTYIAFDVIRRYLEHRGYTVLMVMNFTDIDDKIIRRANETGEDPKELAEKFLRYFLEDMKALKVKPADIYPRVTEHIQDIIDFVRKLQEKGYAYEGNDGVYFEVRKFKDYGKLSGIKLEELVKGARVEPGEGKKNPEDFALWKKAKPGEPKWESPWGEGRPGWHIECSTMSTKYLGESFDIHGGGNDLIFPHHENEIAQSEACTGHEWVRYWLHTGFVMVSGEKMSKSLGNFVTIRELLQKYSPEVIRFFVLQKHYRSPLDYTEEGIQHAKNNLERLYNTLENIRVAMEKADVAFRWDEEEFELYETVREARKKFYDAMDDDFNTAEALKAVFEVSNAVNRYLTKVEKPKESVLRKALEFFKIVSEVFGLFEDYFKEQKAGDEEALIELLVSVRAELRKQRNFTLADKIRDELKALGIQLEDTPQGTIWKRISV, encoded by the coding sequence ATGGCCATTAGAGTGTACAACACCTTGACGAAGCAGAAGGAGGAGTTCAGGCCCCTGAGAGAAGGGGAGGTCAGGATGTACGTCTGCGGTCCCACGGTTTACGATTACACCCACCTCGGTCACGCCAGAACCTACATAGCCTTCGACGTCATCAGGCGCTACCTCGAGCACAGAGGTTATACCGTTCTCATGGTCATGAACTTCACTGACATAGACGACAAGATTATCAGGCGCGCCAACGAGACCGGCGAAGACCCTAAGGAGCTCGCTGAGAAGTTCCTTCGCTACTTCCTCGAGGATATGAAAGCTTTGAAGGTCAAACCGGCCGATATCTATCCGCGCGTTACGGAGCACATTCAGGACATTATAGACTTCGTGAGAAAGCTCCAGGAAAAGGGCTACGCCTACGAGGGGAACGATGGGGTATACTTCGAGGTCAGGAAGTTCAAGGACTATGGTAAGCTGAGCGGAATAAAGCTTGAAGAGCTAGTTAAGGGGGCGAGGGTTGAGCCTGGCGAAGGCAAGAAGAATCCTGAAGACTTCGCCCTCTGGAAGAAGGCCAAGCCCGGAGAACCTAAATGGGAAAGCCCCTGGGGCGAAGGCAGGCCCGGCTGGCACATCGAGTGCTCCACGATGAGCACAAAGTATCTCGGCGAGAGCTTTGACATCCATGGTGGCGGGAACGACCTCATCTTTCCGCACCACGAGAACGAAATTGCCCAGAGCGAGGCGTGCACCGGCCATGAGTGGGTCAGGTACTGGCTCCATACAGGCTTCGTGATGGTTTCCGGAGAAAAGATGAGTAAGAGCCTCGGTAACTTCGTGACGATAAGGGAGCTCCTCCAGAAGTACAGCCCGGAGGTCATACGCTTCTTTGTCCTCCAGAAGCACTACCGCTCGCCGCTCGACTACACAGAGGAGGGCATCCAGCACGCCAAGAACAACCTTGAGAGGCTCTACAACACCCTCGAAAACATCCGCGTGGCGATGGAGAAGGCCGATGTTGCATTCAGATGGGACGAAGAGGAGTTCGAGCTCTACGAGACCGTCAGGGAAGCAAGAAAGAAGTTCTACGATGCCATGGACGACGACTTCAACACGGCCGAGGCCCTCAAGGCCGTCTTTGAGGTCTCCAACGCGGTTAACCGCTACCTCACGAAGGTCGAAAAGCCCAAGGAAAGCGTTCTCAGGAAGGCGCTGGAGTTCTTCAAGATAGTAAGCGAGGTCTTCGGTCTCTTCGAGGACTACTTCAAGGAGCAGAAAGCCGGTGATGAGGAGGCACTCATAGAGCTCCTTGTCTCAGTAAGGGCGGAGCTCAGGAAGCAGCGCAACTTCACTCTGGCGGATAAAATCAGAGACGAGCTCAAGGCTCTGGGCATACAGCTTGAGGACACGCCACAAGGAACAATATGGAAGAGGATTAGTGTTTGA
- a CDS encoding ATP-binding cassette domain-containing protein yields the protein MILRGRVVGSEIPRFKHRWFGILEVETEEGKFRLYMTGNVAQWFLTGDEVEIKVKEKPQEENGVKVLNFDDYELYKFYSGDKIKAWPLWEKEVEAKRFSPLTGELLYTYKLRAREAKYESDFEAIAELEQYHYASQKETVALWRCENGHIFEANTKQKCPVCGTESHILEIKGSTPASRFLLLELVEREEYEPRILAYVRIDPPIPLMHRRLPNGEIERNIREKVFPEDWFHPAFWPEKIMKELYEELKRNHGRKVARSLLWEEAKWRALKETNTAGARIARVVVHPDYRSDGLGQLGVRAALEWIAERRVPEMRKRKHIVETIAQMARYNPFFEKVGFKFLWETASGRPVLFYPLTEEAKEYIERFLHKDPYVPEDGRLWRPSYGKVEPLSGPIVFKNVSKVFESELDVKGLPEEIQELLKAFGVRHRVIQRPVLRNLNFEIKPGELIAVVGASGAGKTTLLRLILGAARGYWEEKYRPSEGEISVPENVKVSVLIPGEFEPSFGSESILEHVYRKIRDLNAAVEVLNRAGLSDAVLYRAKFGELSTGQKERAKIASLLAEKPNLLLMDEFAAHLDTLTAMRVAKKVAEIIREAGITALIITHRPEVLKALDPDKVLFVGYGTARVEAKGKSREEGRKSA from the coding sequence ATGATTCTTCGGGGTCGGGTTGTCGGGAGCGAAATCCCGCGCTTCAAGCATCGATGGTTTGGGATTCTTGAGGTTGAAACTGAGGAAGGAAAGTTCAGACTCTACATGACGGGCAACGTTGCCCAGTGGTTCCTGACGGGCGATGAAGTGGAGATAAAGGTAAAGGAAAAGCCACAAGAGGAGAACGGCGTTAAAGTCCTCAACTTCGACGACTATGAGCTCTATAAGTTCTACTCTGGCGACAAGATAAAGGCCTGGCCCCTCTGGGAGAAGGAGGTAGAGGCCAAGCGCTTCTCCCCACTCACGGGGGAGCTCCTCTACACGTACAAGCTGAGAGCGAGAGAAGCCAAATACGAGAGCGACTTCGAAGCCATAGCCGAGCTGGAGCAATATCACTACGCCAGCCAGAAGGAAACGGTGGCATTGTGGCGCTGTGAGAACGGCCACATCTTCGAGGCAAACACCAAGCAGAAGTGCCCAGTCTGCGGCACTGAAAGCCATATTCTCGAGATTAAAGGCTCTACTCCAGCTTCTCGCTTCCTGCTCCTTGAACTCGTCGAGAGGGAGGAGTACGAGCCCAGGATTTTAGCCTACGTAAGAATTGATCCGCCGATTCCGCTGATGCACAGACGGTTGCCCAACGGTGAAATTGAAAGGAACATCCGTGAGAAAGTCTTTCCCGAGGACTGGTTCCATCCGGCATTCTGGCCAGAGAAGATCATGAAAGAACTCTACGAGGAGCTCAAAAGGAATCACGGAAGAAAGGTAGCGCGTTCCCTCCTATGGGAAGAGGCTAAGTGGAGAGCTTTGAAAGAAACCAACACCGCTGGCGCTAGAATTGCGCGTGTTGTGGTTCATCCGGACTACCGTTCCGATGGCTTGGGCCAGCTGGGTGTTAGGGCTGCCCTTGAGTGGATAGCCGAGCGCAGGGTCCCGGAGATGAGAAAGAGGAAACACATAGTAGAGACTATAGCGCAGATGGCCCGCTACAACCCCTTCTTCGAGAAGGTCGGCTTCAAGTTCCTCTGGGAGACGGCAAGCGGAAGGCCTGTCCTCTTCTATCCACTTACTGAAGAGGCCAAAGAATACATCGAGCGCTTCCTTCACAAAGACCCCTACGTACCAGAGGACGGTCGCCTGTGGAGGCCGAGCTACGGTAAGGTCGAGCCTCTGAGCGGCCCGATAGTCTTTAAGAACGTCAGCAAGGTCTTCGAGAGCGAGCTCGACGTTAAAGGATTACCTGAGGAGATCCAAGAACTGCTGAAAGCCTTTGGAGTCAGGCACAGGGTTATACAGCGTCCAGTTTTGAGGAACCTTAACTTTGAGATAAAGCCTGGAGAGCTGATAGCGGTAGTCGGTGCGAGCGGAGCTGGAAAGACGACCCTGCTGAGGCTCATCCTCGGAGCGGCGAGGGGCTACTGGGAGGAAAAGTACAGACCGAGTGAAGGAGAAATCAGCGTCCCGGAGAACGTCAAGGTTTCCGTGCTTATACCCGGAGAATTCGAGCCTTCCTTTGGCTCCGAGAGCATATTGGAGCATGTGTACAGAAAGATTAGAGACCTCAACGCGGCTGTGGAGGTGCTCAACAGGGCTGGACTGAGCGACGCAGTTCTCTACCGCGCAAAGTTTGGTGAGCTCTCTACAGGTCAGAAGGAAAGGGCAAAGATAGCTTCACTCCTCGCTGAGAAGCCAAATCTCCTCCTCATGGACGAGTTTGCAGCTCATCTCGATACGCTCACGGCCATGAGAGTGGCCAAAAAGGTGGCCGAGATTATCAGGGAGGCCGGCATCACCGCCCTCATAATCACCCACAGGCCAGAGGTGCTGAAGGCTCTGGACCCGGATAAGGTGCTCTTCGTCGGCTACGGAACGGCAAGGGTTGAGGCTAAAGGGAAATCCCGGGAAGAGGGCCGTAAATCAGCATGA
- a CDS encoding DUF835 domain-containing protein, producing the protein MTDSIILIVMSREVWKDREWKLLTREFPSVDEQ; encoded by the coding sequence GTGACCGATTCGATAATACTCATAGTAATGTCCCGTGAAGTCTGGAAGGATCGGGAGTGGAAGCTTCTTACAAGGGAGTTTCCTTCAGTAGATGAGCAGTGA
- a CDS encoding DUF4932 domain-containing protein, whose amino-acid sequence MKRLAALIIMLLFLSSAVPVSAYNVSSKVSVTISPNSELLSVVYYLAFGRNDTFVIDREDYLSDVDSYFGPYRNHPVVKMLREHLENATTIPDRDMRLYYLEAYLLMCTEPPELEPLVLVNDEWFFRFLSALRDFAEKTDFMEFYKTSQRYYQEDLNTYITALELLPPDEFMGQYVSISNVRFEFLHPYLVAVHGHSFNPIINGTQIYGAGGMIPLVRRDPQRTEWTYKTARDTMFGLPLNRDYIKNKRLGELIYLGFVYHELGHDITTEELNWNYGLTYDLRYLEDTIEGDMPYLATYDIHFWWDTMMVYEGFADGWMDFSLKSVDPAYVELAMWMQRAWGEFWIEDMVEIYEKYTLISVQEGRSLGDYIVDMMNELEDRVSPEKAGELYQKRVPVTPLRALDRGAVAGKVIVVYGTQNPDPNGTEYDRETAEIVANYLETFYSQWPDGVEVIIKADVNVTDEELRENLILIGGPLANKIVAELQDDFPLRFVKYGDEWVLERSEHWDWEIASFILQENDAYPVLEGWNANYFNASVIMAIRNPLNPENYIVWIAGADRYGTRLYKNPTYYLSSYEIFNGKEIEMGFYVQPLASS is encoded by the coding sequence ATGAAGAGATTAGCGGCGTTAATAATCATGCTGTTGTTCCTGAGTAGTGCTGTCCCAGTAAGCGCTTACAATGTCAGCTCCAAGGTTTCGGTAACCATAAGCCCCAACTCGGAGCTTCTTTCAGTGGTCTATTATCTGGCTTTTGGAAGAAACGATACCTTCGTCATAGATAGAGAGGACTACCTCAGTGATGTTGATTCTTACTTTGGCCCATATAGAAATCATCCTGTCGTCAAGATGCTCAGGGAGCATTTGGAGAACGCTACGACAATCCCAGACAGGGACATGAGGCTCTACTACCTCGAGGCATATCTTTTGATGTGCACGGAGCCGCCAGAGCTGGAACCTCTGGTTCTTGTGAATGATGAGTGGTTCTTTAGATTCCTGAGCGCTCTTCGGGATTTTGCAGAGAAAACGGACTTTATGGAATTTTACAAAACCAGTCAGAGGTATTATCAGGAAGACCTTAATACCTACATCACTGCTCTAGAACTTTTACCTCCCGATGAGTTTATGGGGCAATACGTTAGCATTTCAAACGTGCGCTTTGAGTTTCTGCATCCCTACCTCGTTGCCGTCCATGGCCACAGCTTCAACCCGATAATCAACGGCACACAGATATACGGCGCTGGCGGAATGATTCCCCTGGTGAGGCGCGACCCACAGAGGACTGAGTGGACATACAAGACAGCCCGCGACACAATGTTTGGTCTGCCGCTCAACAGGGACTACATTAAGAACAAGAGACTGGGCGAGCTCATCTATCTCGGCTTCGTCTACCACGAGCTTGGCCATGACATCACGACCGAGGAACTGAACTGGAACTATGGTCTTACCTACGACCTCAGATACCTCGAGGATACGATAGAGGGGGATATGCCTTACCTTGCGACATATGACATCCACTTCTGGTGGGACACGATGATGGTGTACGAGGGCTTCGCCGACGGGTGGATGGACTTTTCACTGAAGAGTGTTGATCCCGCCTATGTGGAGCTGGCGATGTGGATGCAGAGGGCATGGGGAGAGTTCTGGATAGAAGACATGGTTGAAATCTACGAGAAGTACACTCTGATAAGCGTTCAGGAAGGGAGGTCGCTGGGTGACTACATTGTTGACATGATGAACGAGCTGGAGGACAGGGTTTCGCCCGAGAAAGCGGGAGAGTTATACCAAAAGCGCGTTCCAGTGACACCCCTCAGGGCCCTTGACAGGGGAGCCGTTGCTGGAAAGGTCATCGTAGTTTACGGCACCCAGAATCCAGACCCGAATGGAACCGAATATGACAGGGAGACGGCTGAGATTGTTGCGAATTACCTTGAGACCTTCTACTCCCAGTGGCCAGACGGCGTCGAGGTGATCATTAAGGCCGACGTTAACGTTACCGACGAAGAACTGCGGGAGAACCTTATCCTCATTGGTGGCCCCCTTGCCAACAAGATTGTTGCCGAACTCCAGGACGACTTTCCGTTGCGCTTTGTGAAATACGGAGACGAGTGGGTTTTGGAAAGGTCGGAGCACTGGGACTGGGAGATTGCCTCCTTCATACTCCAAGAGAACGATGCCTATCCAGTCCTTGAGGGGTGGAACGCCAACTACTTCAACGCATCGGTGATAATGGCCATCAGGAACCCGCTCAACCCTGAAAACTACATTGTATGGATAGCTGGAGCAGATCGCTACGGCACGAGACTTTACAAGAATCCAACCTACTACCTCAGCAGCTACGAAATCTTCAATGGAAAAGAGATAGAGATGGGATTCTACGTTCAGCCGCTCGCGTCTTCCTGA
- a CDS encoding FKBP-type peptidyl-prolyl cis-trans isomerase, which yields MVKVQKGDVIRLHYTGKVKETGEIFDTTYEEVAKKAGIYNEKGIYGPVPIAVGAGHVLKGLDEQLEGLEVGKKYEIIIPPEKGFGKRDPKLIKTFTLGQFRRQGIFPFPGMPVEIETESGRKLKGKVLTVSGGRVRVDFNHPYAGKHLVYEVEVVEKIEDPIEKVKALIELRMPMVKPEEVIIEVGEKDVSVDFSNVEIDRNTLVLGEILLESDLKFIGYEEVKFKPSVDELLKPPEKEEQTTELEEEVSEPLIEKAEEEKPAEETTETEGVKAEESEEKKEETPRAEEVKEEPETRKEEQAEEKPKKKSTKKSKTTRKRSTSAKKRKTTKKKTEKPAESAEEKKEETG from the coding sequence ATGGTCAAGGTTCAGAAGGGAGACGTCATAAGGCTTCACTACACCGGTAAGGTCAAAGAAACCGGGGAGATTTTTGACACCACCTATGAGGAGGTTGCCAAAAAGGCCGGTATCTACAACGAGAAGGGCATCTACGGCCCTGTCCCGATAGCGGTCGGAGCTGGCCACGTGCTTAAGGGCCTTGACGAGCAGCTTGAGGGGTTAGAAGTCGGCAAGAAGTACGAGATAATTATCCCGCCCGAGAAAGGCTTTGGAAAGCGCGACCCCAAGCTCATCAAGACATTCACCCTCGGCCAGTTCAGGAGGCAGGGCATCTTCCCGTTCCCCGGAATGCCGGTTGAGATAGAGACCGAGAGCGGCAGGAAGCTCAAGGGCAAGGTCCTCACCGTCAGCGGCGGCAGGGTGAGGGTTGACTTCAACCACCCCTATGCCGGCAAGCACCTCGTCTATGAGGTCGAGGTCGTCGAGAAGATAGAGGACCCGATAGAGAAGGTCAAGGCCCTCATAGAGCTCCGCATGCCAATGGTCAAGCCGGAGGAGGTCATCATCGAGGTCGGTGAGAAAGACGTCAGCGTTGACTTTAGCAATGTCGAGATAGACAGAAACACCCTCGTTCTCGGCGAGATACTCCTTGAGAGCGACCTCAAGTTCATAGGCTACGAGGAAGTCAAGTTCAAGCCAAGCGTCGACGAGCTTCTCAAGCCACCGGAAAAGGAGGAGCAGACCACAGAGCTCGAGGAAGAGGTCAGCGAGCCGCTCATCGAGAAGGCCGAGGAAGAGAAGCCTGCTGAAGAGACCACCGAAACTGAGGGAGTGAAGGCCGAGGAAAGCGAGGAGAAGAAGGAAGAGACTCCCAGGGCTGAGGAGGTCAAGGAGGAGCCAGAGACTAGGAAAGAAGAGCAGGCTGAGGAGAAACCGAAGAAGAAGTCCACCAAGAAGTCCAAAACCACCAGAAAGAGGAGCACCTCAGCCAAGAAGAGGAAAACTACCAAAAAGAAGACCGAGAAGCCAGCCGAGAGTGCCGAGGAGAAGAAGGAAGAGACTGGGTGA
- a CDS encoding heparan-alpha-glucosaminide N-acetyltransferase has product MLGAEVYSRGRFWEVDFLRGIGITMMVLSNFVTDLQLFLNYSGHPFFWKAFAYATASIFVFVSGLSFWISYSRTIKKNPRPYAKYFRRFLKLFGLGMLITVVTYLFLDGMTIYFGILHFLGVATLLAIPFYRFGKLNLLWAAFFIFGSLWVRNLIGPAWLLPLGITFKGFSSPDYFPVFPWFGVYLLGLTAGSVFYPEGMRKKELRIPANPLVLALCVAGRHTLGIYLVHQPLLVGLLMLIYGPLPGISL; this is encoded by the coding sequence ATGCTCGGAGCCGAGGTGTACTCTCGCGGACGCTTCTGGGAGGTTGACTTCCTCAGGGGGATAGGCATCACTATGATGGTCCTCTCCAACTTCGTCACGGATTTACAGCTCTTCCTGAACTATTCAGGACATCCCTTCTTCTGGAAGGCTTTCGCCTATGCAACGGCATCGATATTCGTCTTCGTCTCCGGCCTCTCCTTCTGGATAAGCTACTCCCGGACGATCAAGAAGAACCCCCGTCCCTACGCCAAGTACTTCAGGAGATTCCTTAAGCTCTTCGGCCTGGGCATGCTGATAACGGTCGTCACGTACCTTTTCCTCGACGGCATGACAATTTACTTTGGGATTCTCCACTTCCTCGGCGTCGCAACGCTCTTAGCGATTCCCTTCTACCGCTTTGGGAAGCTTAATCTCTTGTGGGCGGCCTTCTTCATCTTCGGCTCCCTCTGGGTGAGAAACCTAATCGGCCCTGCGTGGCTTCTTCCCCTCGGAATAACCTTCAAAGGATTTTCTTCCCCGGACTATTTCCCGGTATTTCCCTGGTTTGGGGTTTACCTCCTCGGTCTCACAGCAGGCAGCGTCTTCTATCCGGAGGGAATGAGGAAAAAGGAGTTGAGAATCCCCGCAAACCCTCTCGTTTTAGCCCTCTGCGTGGCCGGCAGGCACACTCTCGGCATATATCTCGTCCATCAGCCCCTGCTGGTTGGTCTCCTCATGCTGATTTACGGCCCTCTTCCCGGGATTTCCCTTTAG
- a CDS encoding bifunctional 3,4-dihydroxy-2-butanone-4-phosphate synthase/GTP cyclohydrolase II codes for MKPDWESIRRAIIDGKPAVLVDNRREFEADLVYPAELANSEVVNFMLSMKGLLCLTIDLEQALKRGFFPLPSKGGETNFLIPVDYEETFTGITAEERALTARKIAEGLEVEHFRYPGHLHLLGGVGLNWRRGHTESSLELMEILGFKRYALIVEILNGEGDSHDHDYVLKFAKEHDLPVLTTDDVWREFVRRKQLVSVYANARLPTRYGEFRIISFENELDFKEHVAIVKEPYSEVPLVRIHSKCLTGDTLASLKCDCGSQLSNVLRMIAQEGGILLYMDQEGRGIGLKEKIKAYELQDKGLDTVQANEALGHKGDERTYEAAFQMLRALGVSKVRLITNNPTKARALEELGIEVVEMIPAPGEVTEHNRPYLRIKAEKLGHKLPFEV; via the coding sequence ATGAAACCGGACTGGGAAAGCATCAGGAGGGCAATCATTGATGGAAAACCCGCTGTCCTTGTAGACAATAGGAGGGAGTTTGAAGCTGATTTAGTTTATCCAGCAGAATTAGCTAATTCAGAGGTTGTGAACTTCATGCTTTCTATGAAAGGTCTTCTCTGTCTGACGATAGATCTGGAACAGGCCTTAAAAAGGGGCTTCTTTCCACTACCGAGCAAGGGAGGAGAGACGAACTTCCTGATTCCAGTTGACTACGAGGAGACGTTCACTGGTATAACAGCCGAGGAGAGGGCTTTAACGGCTAGAAAGATAGCGGAGGGACTGGAAGTCGAGCACTTCCGCTATCCCGGCCACCTGCATCTCTTAGGGGGAGTAGGTCTTAACTGGAGAAGAGGCCACACGGAGAGCTCATTGGAGCTGATGGAGATACTCGGCTTCAAACGCTATGCCCTAATAGTGGAGATTCTCAACGGAGAAGGAGACAGTCACGACCATGATTACGTACTGAAGTTCGCTAAGGAGCATGATCTTCCTGTCCTCACGACGGACGACGTCTGGAGGGAGTTTGTCAGGAGAAAGCAACTGGTGAGTGTTTATGCCAACGCGAGACTGCCGACGCGCTATGGGGAGTTCAGAATAATAAGCTTTGAAAACGAGCTAGATTTCAAGGAACACGTGGCAATAGTTAAGGAACCCTATAGTGAAGTGCCACTCGTGAGGATACATTCCAAGTGTCTAACCGGCGACACATTGGCGTCGCTCAAATGTGACTGTGGGAGCCAGCTGAGCAACGTCCTGCGGATGATAGCCCAAGAAGGGGGAATTCTGCTTTACATGGATCAAGAGGGGCGTGGTATAGGGTTAAAGGAGAAAATAAAGGCCTATGAGCTTCAGGATAAGGGACTCGATACAGTCCAAGCCAACGAAGCTTTGGGGCATAAGGGGGACGAGAGGACTTACGAGGCGGCCTTCCAGATGCTTAGAGCATTAGGCGTCTCGAAGGTGAGACTCATAACCAACAACCCTACTAAAGCAAGAGCGCTGGAGGAGCTCGGAATTGAGGTAGTTGAAATGATTCCCGCCCCGGGTGAGGTTACCGAGCACAACAGACCCTACCTAAGGATCAAAGCCGAGAAGCTTGGCCACAAGCTTCCTTTTGAAGTTTGA